A single Blastococcus colisei DNA region contains:
- a CDS encoding GMC family oxidoreductase, with translation MSGVHGHERPSEDGPEEFDVVVVGAGSAGCAVAGRLSEDPTLRVLLLEAGGSDDVLEVQIPAGLYKTWRTRLDWNYTTEPQPGLDGRRLFWPRGKLLGGSSSINAMIYMRGAAADYDEWAELTGDPSWSYDHVLPLFRRMEDNARGADRFHGVGGPLRVEDLRSPHPWTRAVVRSAVAAGHPRNDDFNGATLEGVGQYQVTQKRGRRWSSAAAYLHPAENRPNLTVRTGALTTRVLVSDGRATGVEYRAGGRVHTVRGTREVVLSGGAINSPQLLMLSGIGPADHLREVGVDVVHDLPGVGGGLQDHPLVPVVSTVRSGTSLRLAETPVNLARWKAMGRGPLTSNLAEAGLFTRSTPELTEPDLQFHFLPVKFWKQAEIDPDVEAFSTLVVLVRVHSRGTVRLRSADPSWSPAIDAGYLTDERDLDALVSGVEKAREIASVGPLTSVLAEEWSPGRAVQGREALRVSVKNTLESLYHPVSSCRMGTDEQAVVDSQLRVRGIEGLRVVDASVMPTLVRGNTNAPTIMIAERAADLILGRSVDPALAAAG, from the coding sequence GTGAGCGGCGTTCATGGCCATGAACGCCCCTCGGAGGACGGCCCTGAGGAGTTCGACGTCGTCGTCGTCGGTGCGGGATCCGCCGGCTGCGCGGTCGCCGGCCGGCTGTCGGAGGACCCGACGCTGCGGGTGCTGCTGCTCGAGGCCGGCGGCTCCGACGACGTCCTCGAGGTGCAGATCCCGGCCGGGCTCTACAAGACCTGGCGCACCCGGCTGGACTGGAACTACACGACCGAGCCGCAGCCGGGCCTCGACGGCCGCAGGCTGTTCTGGCCCCGCGGCAAGCTGCTCGGCGGGTCGTCGTCGATCAACGCGATGATCTACATGCGCGGTGCGGCAGCGGACTACGACGAGTGGGCAGAGCTCACCGGCGACCCGTCCTGGTCCTACGACCACGTCCTCCCGCTGTTCCGCCGCATGGAGGACAACGCCCGCGGGGCCGACCGCTTCCACGGTGTCGGCGGGCCGCTGCGGGTGGAGGACCTCCGCTCGCCGCACCCGTGGACCCGCGCCGTCGTCCGGTCCGCGGTGGCCGCCGGCCACCCGCGCAACGACGACTTCAACGGCGCCACCCTCGAGGGCGTCGGCCAGTACCAGGTGACGCAGAAGCGGGGCCGTCGCTGGTCGTCGGCCGCCGCCTACCTGCACCCCGCCGAGAACCGGCCGAACCTGACCGTCCGGACCGGCGCCCTCACCACCCGCGTGCTGGTCTCGGATGGACGGGCGACCGGCGTCGAGTACCGCGCCGGCGGGCGCGTGCACACCGTGCGGGGCACCCGCGAGGTGGTGCTCTCCGGCGGCGCGATCAACAGCCCGCAGCTGCTGATGCTGTCGGGGATCGGCCCCGCCGACCACCTGCGCGAGGTCGGCGTCGACGTCGTCCACGATCTGCCGGGTGTCGGTGGCGGGCTGCAGGACCACCCGCTGGTGCCGGTCGTCTCGACCGTCCGGTCCGGGACGTCGCTGCGGCTGGCCGAGACGCCGGTCAACCTCGCCAGGTGGAAGGCCATGGGGCGCGGCCCGCTGACCTCCAACCTGGCCGAGGCCGGGTTGTTCACCCGGTCGACCCCCGAGCTGACCGAGCCGGACCTGCAGTTCCACTTCCTGCCGGTGAAGTTCTGGAAGCAGGCGGAGATCGACCCGGACGTCGAGGCCTTCAGCACCCTGGTCGTGCTGGTGCGCGTGCACTCGCGCGGCACGGTGCGCCTGCGCTCGGCCGACCCGTCGTGGTCGCCGGCCATCGACGCCGGCTACCTCACCGACGAGCGTGACCTGGACGCGCTGGTGTCCGGCGTCGAGAAGGCGCGGGAGATCGCGTCGGTCGGGCCGCTCACCTCGGTGCTCGCCGAGGAGTGGTCACCCGGCCGCGCGGTGCAGGGACGGGAGGCGCTCCGCGTGTCGGTGAAGAACACCCTCGAGTCGCTGTACCACCCGGTGTCGTCGTGCCGGATGGGCACCGACGAGCAGGCGGTCGTCGACTCCCAGCTCCGGGTGCGCGGCATCGAGGGCCTGCGGGTCGTCGACGCCTCGGTCATGCCGACGCTGGTCCGGGGCAACACGAACGCGCCGACGATCATGATCGCCGAGCGGGCCGCGGACCTGATCCTGGGCCGCTCGGTCGACCCCGCCCTGGCCGCCGCCGGCTGA